Within the Desulfonatronum thioautotrophicum genome, the region ATACCGCAGTGTGGCGTTGGTCAGTGATTCAGATGCCGTACGCGGATAGGCCCCGGGCATGTTGGCCACGCAGTAAAGATTGACCCCGGCCCCCACCCGCAGGCAGGGCGCGTCATGCGTGGTTGGGCTGGACAGCTCAGTGCTACCGCCCTGATCAATGGCAATGTCCATGATCACCGCCCCGGGCTTCATGGATTCCAAAATCTGCTTCGTTATCAGCTTGGGGGCGAACGCTCCGGGGATGAGTACGCAACTGACGACCACGTCGGCCTTGAGCACCTGATCCTCAATATTCAGCGCATTGGAAAACAGCGTTTTCACCTTCTGGTCCAGATGGTGGTAGAGACGATAGATCTTGCCCATATCCACGTCCAAAGCCACGACGTCCGCACCCAGACCGACGGCCATCTGGGCCGCACCGGATCCGGAGATGCCCGCACCGATAACCACCACCCGGGCCGGAAGGGTACCGGTGACGCCGCCCAGAAAAACTCCATTGCCCCCGTTATAGTGGCAGAGCATCTCCGTTGCCTTGGTCACGGACATCCGGCCGGCGATCTCGGACATGGGGGCGAGTAGCGGCAGGCTCTTGTCGGGCAGCTGCACGGTCTCGTAGGCAATGGCCACGCACCCGGCCCGGACCAGGGCGTCGGTCAGGGGCTTGTTCGCGGCCAGATGCAGATAGGTGAACAGGGTCAGGTCTTCACGCAGGTAACGGTATTCTTCTTCCAGCGGTTCCTTGACCTTGACCACCAGCTGCTGCTCCCAGGCCTGCTCAGCTGTACCGATTTGCGCCCCTTGTGAACGATAGGCATCATCCAGTGCTCCGCAACCCTCCCCAGCCCCGGATTCCACGATCACCTCGTGCCCGTGTTCCACCAAAGCCTTGACCCCTGAGGGAAACAGGCCTACCCGGCGCTCCTGCGCCTTGATCTCCTTGGGCACACCAATTTGCATTGGCGTTCTCCTTGCCGGAAGCCCTCCGGCTCTCGGAAATTACCAGAGGATCAATTGTTCACATCCCTGGAAAAAAGACGTAGCCTTATTGGAACAGGCAGAAAGGTCAAACCTCCTGCGCTGATTTTTTCACCCACCCTCAAGCCCTCACCACAATGACCATTCCCACACCCAACGTCAAAGCTCGTCCGATCAATGAACGGAAAACCGAGTATGCCGTGGACGGCATGACCTGCGCTGCCTGTGTGCGACGCGTGGAAAACGCTGTTTCCGATCTTGAAGGAGTTCGCTCCGTTTCCGTGAACCTGACCACCGAAACCATGTCCGTGGAATGGCAACCGGATGCCGAACAACTTGCGGATCGTGACCAACGTCTGCTCCAGGCCATCCGGCAAGCCGGATACGACCTACGTTCCAGCGGGCAATCCGAATCAACCGGCAATCCCCCGGACGGCCGGGTGGAACTGGGAATTCGGGGCATGACCTGCGCCGCCTGCGTCCGCCGGGTGGAACAGGCTATTGCCGGATTGGAGGGGGTAGATCTAGCCGAGGTCAATCTGGCAACTGAAACGGCTCAGGTACGCTTCCAGCCGAAAAAGGTCAATCTTCCAGCCATCCTGGAGGCTGTCCAGGATGCTGGGTACGAAGCGTTTGTCCAGGATGACGAGCAGGATACCCCCCAGGAATCTCTGGTGGAGATCCAGCGACGGGAGATGCTCAGCCGCCTGGCGGCCCTGCGCGGCAAGATGATCCTGGCCATGGTTTTTGCCGTTCCGATATTCATCGTGTCCATGGGGGAAATGGTCGGTCTGCCCATGCCGGCCCTGCTCAGCCCCCACCATTCACCGTTGACCTTTGCGCTGATCCAATTCCTGCTCACCCTGCCCGTGGTCTGGGCTGGACGGGAATTCTATCTGCGCGGCTTTCCCAACCTGTGGAAACGGGCGCCGAACATGGACTCCCTGATTGCCGTGGGCACCGGCGCCGCGGTGGTCTACAGCACCTGGAACCTGCTGGAGATCGCCCTGGGGCATGATCCCATGGCCCGGGCCATGGATCTCTATTTTGAATCCGCGGCCGTTATCATTGCTCTGGTCATGCTGGGCAAATACCTGGAAAACCGCTCCAAGGCGCGAACGTCCGACGCCATCCGCCAACTCATGGCCCTGACCCCGAACACGGCCATCCGGATCCGCGACGGACGTCAGGAAACCATCTCCTTGGAACTCATTCGCCCCAAAGATGTGCTGCTGATCAAGCCCGGTGAGCGGATTCCCGTGGACGGCCGGCTCAATGAGGGCCAGACAACCGTGGACGAATCCATGCTCACCGGCGAAAGTCTGCCTGTTGCCAAAAAAACCGGTGATCCCCTGATCGCGGGCACCCTGAATGGCCACGGCTCCGTGTACATGGTCGCCGAGCGGGTTGGCCGGGATACGGTTCTGGCCCGGATCATCCGTATGGTCCAGGAAGCCCAAGGCTCCAAGGCGCCCATCGCCAGCCTGGTGGACCGCCTCAGCCTGTACTTTGTTCCCATTGTTATCTGCATTGCCATCCTTTCCGGCCTCTCCTGGTATTTCCTGGCTGGTGAGCCGTTCCCCTTTGCCTTGCGCATTTTCATCGCCGTGCTGGTCATTGCCTGCCCCTGCGCCATGGGTCTGGCCACGCCCACGGCGATCATGGTCGGCACCGGACGCGGTGCGCAGCTCGGCGTTCTGATCAAAGGCGGGGAAGCGCTGGAAACAGCCCGAAACATCAGGGCCCTTGTCCTGGATAAAACCGGCACACTGACCGAAGGCCGACCGACCGTAACCGATGTGCAGATCCTCCCCAGTCGAACCGAGACCGCTACGGATCTTCTGCGCCTGGCCGCCTGCGCCGAGACCCGTTCCGAACATCCACTGGCCGCGGCCGTTGTGCAATCAGCCCGGGATCGCGGCCTGGATGAGCCTCGGCTGGAGGAATTCACTGCCATACCCGGCCAGGGAATCCGAGCCCGAGTGGAAGGTCGAACCCTGCTGCTGGGCAATGATCGGCTCCTCGAAGCCGAGCAGGTGCGCGACAGAGACGCTCCGGCGCTCCGGGAAATCCGGGACAGGCTCTCCAGTGAAGGCAAAACCCCCCTGCTGGCGGCCCTGGATGGTGTCGCCACCGGAGTTCTGGCCGTGGCCGACCGGATCAAGCCTGAGGCTCCGGAAGTTGTTGCCGCCCTGAAACGCATGGGCCTGCGGGTGATCATGCTCACGGGCGACAACCGGCGTACGGCTGAGGCCGTGGCGGCCCAGGCCGGAATTGAGGAAATCCAGGCAGAGGTCCTGCCGGAAAACAAGGCCGAAACGGTCGCCATGCTTCAGGAGCAGGGGATCAAGGTGGCCATGGTTGGAGACGGCATCAACGACGCCCCGGCTCTGGCCAAGGCCGACCTGGGTGTGGCCATGGGCACAGGCATTGATGTTGCGATGGAGTCCGGGGACATGGTCCTGATGCGTGGCAATCTGCACGGCCTGCTGACCGCGCTGCACCTGAGCCGGGCTGTCGTGCGCAACATCAAGCAGAACCTGTTTTGGGCCTTTGCCTATAATACCATGTTGATCCCCGTTGCTGCCGGCCTGCTGTACATCTTCGGCGGACCGACCCTCAGCCCGATGATCGCCGGAGGCGCCATGGCCATGAGTTCGGTTTCCGTGGTCACCAACGCCCTGCGGTTGCGGGCTTACCAGCCCCCGCAATCTTGAATGGTGTCATTGGAAATTTGACAAACCATATCTGGATATTTATTTACGGGCATTCGAAGCACTATTTTACTTTTTTGGGAGGGTATGATGTTTGAATTGACACCGTCCGCGAAGCAACAGCTGGACAGTTATTTTCAGGGTAAGGACAGTTCTCCGATTCGTGTGTACATGGCCCCTGGCTGAGGGGGTCCGAAGCTTGCTCTTGCTCTGGATGAGCAGAGAAATACCGACAGTGTGCACCAGATTGAAGGATACACCTTTGTTGTTGATCAGGATTTGATCAAGAACGCCGGTAGCATCAAGGTGGACATGACACCCTACGGATTTGCCGTCAGTTCAGCCGTGAATATGGGCGGCGGCGGTGGAGGTTGTGCCGGAAGCTGTTCTTCCTGCTGACAACCGCCTGCTTGCTTTCCGCGCGGATATTCAGCGCTTAAAAGACGGGAGGGATCTTTATGTCCCCCCGTCTTTTTTTACCCACTCCGCAAGTCAGGTTAGGTCTGCAAGCATCGAAATCGAAGTCGCTATCGAAATCGGAAAATTGCCAAAAATCGATCACGACAACGATTTCGATACCGATTTCGATACCGAGCACCCTGTGACTGAAGAGCAAATCTGTCCAATCCTGCCCCATCTGCATCCTTGACAGTGACCTTTGCAATCCATAAATTGATATGTTTTTGAGCAACGACCACTTTATGTTGGAGACCGTGCATTTGGATTGTCGGCTCTTCGGCAGAATTCGGTCGGAGTCTTGCTAGGCTGGGCGTGACGGGTCCAGCTCCCCAGCTGGGACAAGGACTCGCCTTTTACATTTATTGCAGATGAAGGAGAGCAACTCATGGCGTATGATATCCGATTGGTAAAATTGATCACTGGAGATTTGGCCCTTGGCAAGTGGGAAGAAGGCGAACATAAACTCAAGGATATCGCCGTGATCCAGACCATGCCCACCCAAAGCGGTGGTGTGCAGATGATGCTCTTGCCCTTCGGGTACCCTTTTGAAAATGAAATCACTGGCGAAATGTCTTTGGATCATGTAATTTATGTTTATAAGACATTCCCGGACGAATTGAAGACCAAATATATGGAAGCCAGCAGCAACCTGACCTTGTCCACCCCTGGTGACCTGGAACGCTTGAAGAATATGGCTGGCCCCGGCGGCGGTGCTGGCGGAAAGGGCATTTCCCTGATCAAGTAGCGCGCACCGCACACTCGAGTCCCTCGCACCCAAAGGGCGGCGGAATACAAACTCCGCCGCCCTTTGTTTATCCTCATCCGGACTTTCAGGCCCATGCGCAATCTGCTTCCCCTGCTTCCCCGTCCCAGTCAGTACCTGGGCACTGAGCCCAACGCCGTCCACAAGGATCCGACCCAGGTCCGAATCCGTGTCGCCTTGGCATTCCCGGACCTCTATGAAGTGGGCATGTCCTACCTTGGAGGACGCATCCTGTACCACGCGGTCAATAATTGTCCGGATTTCTGGGCCGAGCGGGTCTTTGCCCCTCCCCAGGAAGTGGCCCGCATGCTTCAGGACGCCCAAATTCCCCTGTGCACCCTGGAATCCGCAACCCCGCTCCGGGACATGGATGCCCTGGCCTTCAGCCTGACCCATGAACTGTGCTACACGAATATCCTGTACATGCTCGACCTGGCGGGCATTCCCTTTCGGGCGGCAAGCCGCGACCAGGGCCATCCCTTGATCATCGGCGGCGGCGGAGTGGTTTTCAATGCCGAGCCCGTGGCCCCTTTTTTCGACCTGCTGGTGGCCGGGGATGGTGAGGAGGCCCTGCCGGAAATCCTGGCGTTACTGGATGCGTTCAGGACAACAGGGCGCTCCCGGGCCGATTTTCTCCTCGCGGCCCGGGAAATTACCGGCTGCTATGTACCGAGCCTTTTTCAGCCCAGTCATGCGGAAACCACCGCTGATTTTCCAGTTCCTGAGACTGTTCGTGCAGTCAGGGATGCTGTTCGCCCCGTCCTTGCAGACTACGTTCAGGTGGAGAAACGCGTTCTTCCGGATCTGGATGCCACCGCCTTCCCGACCCAGCAAATCGTGCCCTTCGGGCCGGTTGTCCATGATCGCCTCAGCATTGAAATCGCCAGGGGATGCACCCGCGGATGTCGGTTTTGCCAAGCCGGGATGATCTACCGGCCCGTCCGGGAACGCCGTTTGGAAACTCTGGGGCGAATCCTGGAAAATGCCCTGGACCGGACCGGATTTGACGAATTGTCCTTCCTTTCCCTGAGCACAGGGGACTTTTCCTGCCTCGACGGCTTGTTTCAGCGCAGTATCACCCGTTGTCGCGAGCGCCAGGTCTCCGTATCCCTGCCTTCGCTCCGCGTCGGGTCGGTCAGCGGCGAGGTCCTGGACATGATCGCCGGTATCCGCCGAACCGGCATCACGTTGGCTCCGGAAGCCGGCAGTCAACGCCTGCGGGACGTCATCAACAAGAACATCACCGAGGAGGCCCTGCTGGACCATACCCGCGAGCTCTTTGCCCGGGGGTGGTCCTCAGTGAAACTCTATTTCATGATCGGCCTGCCCACGGAGACAGACGAGGACTTACGAGCCATCGTGGATCTTTGCCTGAAAGTGGTGGCCACGGCCGGTGAACGGGCCAAACGCCTCCAGGTCACGGCCTCCATTTCCCCTTTTGTTCCCAAACCCCAAACCCCGTTCCAGTGGGAGGAACAAATCTCTTTGGAGGAAACCCGGTACCGCCTGAACCGGCTCAAGGACCTGTTTCGCCCG harbors:
- the ald gene encoding alanine dehydrogenase, whose protein sequence is MQIGVPKEIKAQERRVGLFPSGVKALVEHGHEVIVESGAGEGCGALDDAYRSQGAQIGTAEQAWEQQLVVKVKEPLEEEYRYLREDLTLFTYLHLAANKPLTDALVRAGCVAIAYETVQLPDKSLPLLAPMSEIAGRMSVTKATEMLCHYNGGNGVFLGGVTGTLPARVVVIGAGISGSGAAQMAVGLGADVVALDVDMGKIYRLYHHLDQKVKTLFSNALNIEDQVLKADVVVSCVLIPGAFAPKLITKQILESMKPGAVIMDIAIDQGGSTELSSPTTHDAPCLRVGAGVNLYCVANMPGAYPRTASESLTNATLRYAIELADKGWPVACRENPALALGLNVVRGKVVYKAVAEACGYEWCEF
- a CDS encoding heavy metal translocating P-type ATPase, which produces MTIPTPNVKARPINERKTEYAVDGMTCAACVRRVENAVSDLEGVRSVSVNLTTETMSVEWQPDAEQLADRDQRLLQAIRQAGYDLRSSGQSESTGNPPDGRVELGIRGMTCAACVRRVEQAIAGLEGVDLAEVNLATETAQVRFQPKKVNLPAILEAVQDAGYEAFVQDDEQDTPQESLVEIQRREMLSRLAALRGKMILAMVFAVPIFIVSMGEMVGLPMPALLSPHHSPLTFALIQFLLTLPVVWAGREFYLRGFPNLWKRAPNMDSLIAVGTGAAVVYSTWNLLEIALGHDPMARAMDLYFESAAVIIALVMLGKYLENRSKARTSDAIRQLMALTPNTAIRIRDGRQETISLELIRPKDVLLIKPGERIPVDGRLNEGQTTVDESMLTGESLPVAKKTGDPLIAGTLNGHGSVYMVAERVGRDTVLARIIRMVQEAQGSKAPIASLVDRLSLYFVPIVICIAILSGLSWYFLAGEPFPFALRIFIAVLVIACPCAMGLATPTAIMVGTGRGAQLGVLIKGGEALETARNIRALVLDKTGTLTEGRPTVTDVQILPSRTETATDLLRLAACAETRSEHPLAAAVVQSARDRGLDEPRLEEFTAIPGQGIRARVEGRTLLLGNDRLLEAEQVRDRDAPALREIRDRLSSEGKTPLLAALDGVATGVLAVADRIKPEAPEVVAALKRMGLRVIMLTGDNRRTAEAVAAQAGIEEIQAEVLPENKAETVAMLQEQGIKVAMVGDGINDAPALAKADLGVAMGTGIDVAMESGDMVLMRGNLHGLLTALHLSRAVVRNIKQNLFWAFAYNTMLIPVAAGLLYIFGGPTLSPMIAGGAMAMSSVSVVTNALRLRAYQPPQS
- a CDS encoding IscA/HesB family protein, with amino-acid sequence MFELTPSAKQQLDSYFQGKDSSPIRVYMAPGUGGPKLALALDEQRNTDSVHQIEGYTFVVDQDLIKNAGSIKVDMTPYGFAVSSAVNMGGGGGGCAGSCSSC
- a CDS encoding TIGR03960 family B12-binding radical SAM protein, which encodes MRNLLPLLPRPSQYLGTEPNAVHKDPTQVRIRVALAFPDLYEVGMSYLGGRILYHAVNNCPDFWAERVFAPPQEVARMLQDAQIPLCTLESATPLRDMDALAFSLTHELCYTNILYMLDLAGIPFRAASRDQGHPLIIGGGGVVFNAEPVAPFFDLLVAGDGEEALPEILALLDAFRTTGRSRADFLLAAREITGCYVPSLFQPSHAETTADFPVPETVRAVRDAVRPVLADYVQVEKRVLPDLDATAFPTQQIVPFGPVVHDRLSIEIARGCTRGCRFCQAGMIYRPVRERRLETLGRILENALDRTGFDELSFLSLSTGDFSCLDGLFQRSITRCRERQVSVSLPSLRVGSVSGEVLDMIAGIRRTGITLAPEAGSQRLRDVINKNITEEALLDHTRELFARGWSSVKLYFMIGLPTETDEDLRAIVDLCLKVVATAGERAKRLQVTASISPFVPKPQTPFQWEEQISLEETRYRLNRLKDLFRPHKRLVMRWHMPEMSFLEGIFSRGDRSLAPVVERAYAHGAVFSSWADALNLDIWLEAMHAFGQTPADYLRARDPDQSLPWDHVSSGVRRSFLLRERRLALEGRTTPDCRHGKCLGCGVCTTTGVKTVLRRQAGLDIRPRVDQDPCPTETLAPAFSGTQSDTSSDIQPTTQPDAQPKAQPKAQPDAQKTLQPDTQRENLSAKACTLRIDYRKLGPAVYFSQLELTRLFERCMRRAGVAMSFSQGFHPMPRMSFGRALPVGVGSFREQLVIVLRSPMDAAELHARLSPEMPKGLNILAVRDAALKARADQPAFEEYLLHLRKPDVSSQDTLLRIMTAWEAFLPQKHVEFAKKTKRGSREINLRALFASIRIVGDNRLRLIFDFQEDYLNPWTALCAVTPELSFEFAGLTKIRSMATYPHASGQCSTSEAGK